From the genome of Uranotaenia lowii strain MFRU-FL chromosome 1, ASM2978415v1, whole genome shotgun sequence, one region includes:
- the LOC129744126 gene encoding uncharacterized protein LOC129744126: MGGSWERMVRSIKEAMEAIGNHKQHPSDEVLETVALEAESIVNSRPLTYVPLDHADAEALTPNHFLLYGEKGIVQPPSTIHSDVRMLRDSWRLAQTLTDIFWSRWIKEYLPTIARRTKWFDSVKPLEAGDLVILVNKNHRNGWERGRLLEVYPGTDGQVRQALVQTSNGIIRRPATSLALLDVRAALPTDDRKSPRLHGEEDVDEPTVPISDE, from the coding sequence GAAATCATAAACAACATCCTAGTGACGAAGTCCTGGAAACGGTCGCTCTTGAGGCAGAATCGATCGTCAACTCGCGCCCATTAACGTATGTCCCACTTGATCATGCCGATGCCGAAGCCCTTACGCCAAACCACTTTCTTCTATACGGGGAAAAGGGTATAGTGCAGCCTCCTAGCACAATTCACTCCGACGTGCGTATGTTGCGTGACAGTTGGCGCCTGGCGCAAACGTTGACTGATATTTTCTGGAGCCGATGGATAAAGGAATATTTACCCACGATTGCACGCAGAACTAAATGGTTTGACTCGGTGAAACCACTGGAAGCAGGAGACTTGGTtattttggtaaacaaaaatCATCGTAATGGTTGGGAACGTGGGCGCCTTTTGGAGGTCTACCCCGGAACTGACGGTCAAGTTCGACAGGCGCTCGTTCAAACAAGCAATGGAATCATCCGCCGCCCAGCCACCAGCCTAGCCCTTCTTGATGTACGTGCAGCACTCCCGACGGACGACCGGAAGTCCCCGAGACTACACGGGGAGGAGGATGTTGACGAACCCACTGTGCCGATTTCGGATGAGTGA